A window of the Diabrotica undecimpunctata isolate CICGRU chromosome 1, icDiaUnde3, whole genome shotgun sequence genome harbors these coding sequences:
- the LOC140447816 gene encoding 2-Hydroxyacid oxidase 1-like, protein MSNSVTNLVCVNDYEEYAKEKLKNGSFDFYNGGAGQQRTLEWNKTDFSKYRIRPKYMRNVKNRNLSTNILGKPVAVPIGISPSAFQKIAHPDGECATARAAQDSETILILSSHSNCTFEEVAKAAPHGRKWLQLYIYQNREITKDFVKEAEKNGFEALVVTVDFALYGIHLGDLRSQFKTPPHLESINFNKYKDGKNAINFIDFSDPEAEWSYITWLTTITKLPIVVKGVLTGEDAIAAADAGASAILVSNHGGRQLDTLPSAIEALPEIARAVGHRIEVYMDGGIRDGTDVYKALGLGATMVFIGRPALWGLTHDGEKGVKKILEILKKELENAMGITGCSKITDINKDRVVHESYYARQW, encoded by the exons ATGTCTAATTCTGTAACAAATCTTGTGTGTGTCAACGATTATGAAGAATATGCCAAGGAGAAGTTAAAAAATGGGAGCTTTGACTTTTATAATGGTGGAGCTGGACAACAAAGAACTTTGGAATGGAATAAAACTGATTTTAGCAA ATATCGCATTAGACCAAAATATATGCGCAAcgtaaaaaatagaaatttatcaACAAATATCTTGGGTAAGCCTGTAGCAGTTCCCATAGGAATATCTCCCTCTGCTTTCCAAAAAATAGCACACCCGGATGGAGAATGTGCTACTGCGAGAG CTGCTCAAGATTCAGAAACCATCTTGATATTAAGTTCACACTCTAATTGTACCTTTGAAGAGGTCGCGAAAGCGGCACCACATGGAAGAAAATGGCTACAATTGTATATTTATCAAAACAG AGAAATTACGAAAGATTTTGttaaagaagcagaaaaaaatgGATTCGAAGCATTGGTAGTTACCGTGGATTTTGCTCTATATGGTATACATTTAGGAGATTTACGAAGCCAGTTTAAGACGCCACCTCATCTAGA gtcgATCAATTTTAACAAATATAAAGATGGCAAGAATGCAATAAACTTCATTGATTTTTCTGACCCAGAAGCCGAATGGAGCTACATTACTTGGTTAACAACTATCACTAAATTACCAATCGTAGTCAAAGGGGTATTGACAGGTGAAGACGCTATTGCAGCAGCAGATGCAGGAGCTTCTGCTATTCTCGTATCGAACCATGGTGGTAGACAACTAGATACTCTTCCCTCAGCG aTCGAAGCATTACCAGAGATAGCAAGGGCAGTAGGGCATAGAATTGAAGTATACATGGACGGAGGAATCAGAGATGGCACTGATGTATATAAAGCTCTAGGACTGGGAGCTACAATGGTGTTTATTGGTAGACCTGCATTGTGGGGTTTGACTCACGATGGAGAAAAAGGTGTTAAGAAAATTTTAGAGATCCTCAAAAAGGAACTAGAAAATGCAATGGGAATTACAG GGTGCTCAAAAATAACCGATATAAATAAAGATCGAGTTGTTCATGAAAGCTACTACGCAAGGCAATGGTGA